From Nonlabens sp. Ci31, the proteins below share one genomic window:
- a CDS encoding ATP-dependent DNA helicase RecQ, which produces MINRSLNILKTVYGFDQFRPLQQEIISSVLEGRDTLALLPTGGGKSVCYQIPGIQLPGICIVISPLVALIKDQVDQLKKRNIKAVGITGGISYQELDDVLDNCIYGNYDFLYLSPERLQQALVKERILKMNVNLIAIDEAHCISEWGHDFRPAYRQIITLKELHPRVPIIAVTATATQAVQEDIVTVLELEDAQVFKSSYERSNIHYKIENTGDKRQALRHFYTVYPGSSITYVRSRKNAVEFTLLLQQAQITSGFYHGGLSNKIRTRTAQSWMNNKIQVMVATNAFGMGIDKPDVRSVVHMQLPDSVESYYQETGRAGRDGDDSIAYFIYNRNDIEHAYNQFVKSQPTADYLKFIYRKLSNYLRIAIGEGEEQTHPLSFSKFCATYQLNGMQAYSALNALDRFSVISLAQGYHRRCSVSFRESGTRIISFAQNRPVVNAIIQAILRTYGSSKNHVLQINTALIATRSNTSEEEVNEALQLLHDQELIEATITNTDLQITYLVPRDDDRTINRFSRELERQNTLRLNKLKSLVQLVTNTTTCINRMILEYFDEKTDTDCGHCSNCLSAVVRTTSGQIITLLRKQPFDSQEICKRINEHKDVVVAHLKTLLEQKKVILTSHNKYKINE; this is translated from the coding sequence AGGTATCTGCATTGTCATATCTCCGCTGGTTGCTTTGATTAAAGATCAAGTCGACCAACTTAAAAAGCGAAATATCAAAGCGGTAGGAATCACTGGAGGTATTTCTTACCAAGAACTAGATGATGTACTGGATAATTGTATTTATGGAAATTATGATTTTCTGTATTTGAGTCCAGAGCGATTGCAACAAGCGTTAGTTAAGGAACGTATTCTTAAAATGAATGTCAATCTGATCGCTATTGATGAAGCACATTGCATCAGTGAATGGGGCCATGATTTTAGACCTGCCTACCGACAGATCATTACGTTAAAAGAGTTGCATCCTCGAGTTCCTATAATTGCGGTTACAGCGACAGCAACCCAAGCGGTACAAGAAGATATAGTCACCGTCTTGGAACTGGAAGATGCACAAGTATTCAAGTCTAGTTATGAGCGTTCCAACATTCATTACAAAATAGAAAACACTGGAGATAAACGACAAGCACTACGTCATTTTTACACGGTTTATCCCGGTAGCAGTATCACCTATGTAAGAAGTAGAAAGAATGCCGTAGAATTCACTTTACTCCTTCAGCAAGCTCAAATTACTTCAGGATTCTATCACGGTGGCCTTTCTAATAAAATACGAACCCGTACTGCGCAATCCTGGATGAATAATAAAATACAGGTGATGGTAGCTACAAATGCATTTGGTATGGGGATCGATAAGCCAGATGTGCGTAGCGTCGTTCACATGCAATTACCTGACAGCGTTGAGAGTTACTATCAAGAAACTGGAAGAGCCGGTAGGGATGGTGATGACAGTATTGCTTATTTTATTTACAATCGCAATGATATTGAACATGCGTACAATCAGTTTGTGAAATCACAACCTACGGCAGATTATCTCAAATTTATCTATCGCAAATTATCTAATTATTTGAGAATAGCCATAGGTGAAGGAGAAGAGCAAACTCATCCTCTTTCCTTTTCAAAATTTTGCGCCACCTATCAATTAAACGGTATGCAAGCATACAGCGCCCTTAACGCCTTAGACAGATTTAGTGTGATCAGTCTTGCACAAGGTTATCATAGACGTTGTAGTGTCAGCTTTCGCGAAAGCGGAACAAGAATCATTTCCTTTGCCCAAAATAGACCTGTTGTCAATGCAATTATACAGGCCATCTTGCGCACTTATGGAAGCAGTAAAAATCACGTGCTACAAATCAATACAGCTTTGATCGCTACACGAAGTAATACGAGTGAAGAAGAAGTAAATGAAGCACTGCAGTTGCTGCACGATCAAGAATTGATAGAAGCTACTATTACCAATACAGATTTACAAATCACCTATTTAGTTCCTAGAGATGATGATCGTACCATCAATAGATTCTCAAGAGAACTAGAACGACAGAATACGCTGAGGCTTAATAAACTAAAGTCATTAGTACAGCTGGTAACCAATACAACCACTTGTATCAATAGAATGATATTGGAATATTTTGACGAAAAAACTGACACCGATTGTGGCCATTGTAGCAACTGTTTGAGCGCAGTAGTTAGAACTACCTCAGGACAAATTATCACCCTATTACGCAAGCAGCCCTTTGATAGTCAAGAGATCTGTAAAAGAATAAATGAACATAAAGATGTGGTGGTCGCACATCTAAAAACATTATTAGAACAAAAGAAAGTTATTTTAACTAGCCATAATAAATATAAAATCAATGAATAA